A section of the Oryzias latipes chromosome 8, ASM223467v1 genome encodes:
- the LOC101173548 gene encoding glial fibrillary acidic protein isoform X2, whose product MESQRVQSSYRKRFGPQGPGSAGGRLSSSRLSWHGTPRNISISSPISRTSLGSSTAALLMGSPGDRLDFSADSLLKAQYKETRTNEKMEMMGLNDRFASYIEKVRMLEQQNKVLVAELNQLRGKEPSRLGDIYQDELRELRRQVDNLTTGKARLEIERDNLAADLATLKQRLQDEIVQRQEAENNLNAFRQDVDEASLSRVQLERKIESLQDEINFLKKIHEEELRESQEKVLAQQVHVDLDVSKPDLTAALRDIRLQYENLATSNMQETEEWYRSKFADLTDAANRNGEALRQAKQEANEYRRQIQVLTCDLDALRGTNESLERQLREMEDRCAMETAGYQDTVSRLEEEIQALKEEMARHLQEYQDLLNVKLALDIEIATYRKLLEGEESRITIPVQSFSNLQFRETNLDSKTPEAHVKRSILVRTVETRDGEIIKESTTEHKDIP is encoded by the exons ATGGAGAGCCAGAGAGTCCAGTCCTCCTACAGGAAGCGTTTCGGGCCTCAAGGCCCGGGCAGTGCAGGGGGAAGACTATCGTCCAGCCGCCTCTCCTGGCATGGAACCCCTCGAAACATCTCCATCTCCAGCCCCATATCCCGGACCTCCCTGGGCTCCTCTACCGCGGCCCTGCTGATGGGGAGTCCAGGGGATCGGCTGGACTTCTCCGCCGACTCCCTGCTGAAGGCCCAGTACAAGGAGACGCGCACCAATGAGAAGATGGAGATGATGGGCCTCAACGACCGCTTTGCCAGTTACATCGAGAAGGTGCGCATGCTGGAGCAGCAGAACAAAGTGTTGGTGGCAGAGCTGAACCAGCTGAGGGGGAAGGAGCCCAGTCGCCTTGGGGACATCTACCAGGATGAACTCAGGGAGCTGCGGCGGCAGGTGGACAACCTGACCACAGGCAAGGCTCGACTGGAGATCGAGAGGGACAACCTGGCTGCAGATCTGGCCACGCTTAAGCAGAG GCTGCAGGATGAGATTGTGCAGCGTCAGGAAGCAGAGAACAACTTGAACGCCTTTAGACAG GATGTGGATGAAGCATCTCTCAGTCGTGTCCAGTTGGAGAGGAAGATTGAATCTCTTCAGGATGAGATCaactttttgaagaaaatacaCGAAGAG GAGCTGCGTGAGTCACAGGAGAAAGTCTTGGCCCAGCAAGTCCATGTTGACCTGGATGTTTCAAAACCAGACCTAACTGCTGCTCTGAGAGACATTCGACTCCAATATGAAAACCTGGCCACCTCCAACATGCAGGAGACAGAGGAGTGGTATCGATCCAAG TTTGCTGACCTGACAGATGCAGCCAATAGAAATGGAGAAGCACTGCGCCAGGCCAAGCAAGAGGCCAATGAGTACCGGCGTCAGATCCAAGTGTTGACCTGTGACCTTGACGCTCTCCGCGGGACA AACGAATCTCTGGAACGCCAGCTGCGGGAAATGGAGGACCGCTGTGCCATGGAGACAGCCGGTTACCAGGATACGGTGAGCCGTCTGGAGGAAGAGATCCAGGCACTGAAGGAGGAGATGGCGAGGCATCTGCAAGAATACCAGGACCTGCTCAACGTCAAGCTGGCTCTGGACATTGAGATAGCCACTTACAGGAAATTACTGGAAGGAGAGGAGAGCAG GATCACCATTCCAGTTCAGAGTTTTTCCAATCTGCAGTTTAGAG aaACTAATTTGGACTCTAAAACCCCAGAGGCTCATGTGAAGAGGAGCATCTTGGTTCGAACTGTGGAGACCAGAGACGGTGAG ATCATTAAGGAATCGACCACTGAGCACAAGGACATTCCTTGA
- the LOC101173548 gene encoding glial fibrillary acidic protein isoform X3 encodes MESQRVQSSYRKRFGPQGPGSAGGRLSSSRLSWHGTPRNISISSPISRTSLGSSTAALLMGSPGDRLDFSADSLLKAQYKETRTNEKMEMMGLNDRFASYIEKVRMLEQQNKVLVAELNQLRGKEPSRLGDIYQDELRELRRQVDNLTTGKARLEIERDNLAADLATLKQRLQDEIVQRQEAENNLNAFRQDVDEASLSRVQLERKIESLQDEINFLKKIHEEELRESQEKVLAQQVHVDLDVSKPDLTAALRDIRLQYENLATSNMQETEEWYRSKFADLTDAANRNGEALRQAKQEANEYRRQIQVLTCDLDALRGTNESLERQLREMEDRCAMETAGYQDTVSRLEEEIQALKEEMARHLQEYQDLLNVKLALDIEIATYRKLLEGEESRITIPVQSFSNLQFRETNLDSKTPEAHVKRSILVRTVETRDDH; translated from the exons ATGGAGAGCCAGAGAGTCCAGTCCTCCTACAGGAAGCGTTTCGGGCCTCAAGGCCCGGGCAGTGCAGGGGGAAGACTATCGTCCAGCCGCCTCTCCTGGCATGGAACCCCTCGAAACATCTCCATCTCCAGCCCCATATCCCGGACCTCCCTGGGCTCCTCTACCGCGGCCCTGCTGATGGGGAGTCCAGGGGATCGGCTGGACTTCTCCGCCGACTCCCTGCTGAAGGCCCAGTACAAGGAGACGCGCACCAATGAGAAGATGGAGATGATGGGCCTCAACGACCGCTTTGCCAGTTACATCGAGAAGGTGCGCATGCTGGAGCAGCAGAACAAAGTGTTGGTGGCAGAGCTGAACCAGCTGAGGGGGAAGGAGCCCAGTCGCCTTGGGGACATCTACCAGGATGAACTCAGGGAGCTGCGGCGGCAGGTGGACAACCTGACCACAGGCAAGGCTCGACTGGAGATCGAGAGGGACAACCTGGCTGCAGATCTGGCCACGCTTAAGCAGAG GCTGCAGGATGAGATTGTGCAGCGTCAGGAAGCAGAGAACAACTTGAACGCCTTTAGACAG GATGTGGATGAAGCATCTCTCAGTCGTGTCCAGTTGGAGAGGAAGATTGAATCTCTTCAGGATGAGATCaactttttgaagaaaatacaCGAAGAG GAGCTGCGTGAGTCACAGGAGAAAGTCTTGGCCCAGCAAGTCCATGTTGACCTGGATGTTTCAAAACCAGACCTAACTGCTGCTCTGAGAGACATTCGACTCCAATATGAAAACCTGGCCACCTCCAACATGCAGGAGACAGAGGAGTGGTATCGATCCAAG TTTGCTGACCTGACAGATGCAGCCAATAGAAATGGAGAAGCACTGCGCCAGGCCAAGCAAGAGGCCAATGAGTACCGGCGTCAGATCCAAGTGTTGACCTGTGACCTTGACGCTCTCCGCGGGACA AACGAATCTCTGGAACGCCAGCTGCGGGAAATGGAGGACCGCTGTGCCATGGAGACAGCCGGTTACCAGGATACGGTGAGCCGTCTGGAGGAAGAGATCCAGGCACTGAAGGAGGAGATGGCGAGGCATCTGCAAGAATACCAGGACCTGCTCAACGTCAAGCTGGCTCTGGACATTGAGATAGCCACTTACAGGAAATTACTGGAAGGAGAGGAGAGCAG GATCACCATTCCAGTTCAGAGTTTTTCCAATCTGCAGTTTAGAG aaACTAATTTGGACTCTAAAACCCCAGAGGCTCATGTGAAGAGGAGCATCTTGGTTCGAACTGTGGAGACCAGAGACG ATCATTAA
- the LOC101173548 gene encoding glial fibrillary acidic protein isoform X1, giving the protein MESQRVQSSYRKRFGPQGPGSAGGRLSSSRLSWHGTPRNISISSPISRTSLGSSTAALLMGSPGDRLDFSADSLLKAQYKETRTNEKMEMMGLNDRFASYIEKVRMLEQQNKVLVAELNQLRGKEPSRLGDIYQDELRELRRQVDNLTTGKARLEIERDNLAADLATLKQRLQDEIVQRQEAENNLNAFRQDVDEASLSRVQLERKIESLQDEINFLKKIHEEELRESQEKVLAQQVHVDLDVSKPDLTAALRDIRLQYENLATSNMQETEEWYRSKFADLTDAANRNGEALRQAKQEANEYRRQIQVLTCDLDALRGTNESLERQLREMEDRCAMETAGYQDTVSRLEEEIQALKEEMARHLQEYQDLLNVKLALDIEIATYRKLLEGEESRITIPVQSFSNLQFRETNLDSKTPEAHVKRSILVRTVETRDGGTELKLGQDIWTKNALP; this is encoded by the exons ATGGAGAGCCAGAGAGTCCAGTCCTCCTACAGGAAGCGTTTCGGGCCTCAAGGCCCGGGCAGTGCAGGGGGAAGACTATCGTCCAGCCGCCTCTCCTGGCATGGAACCCCTCGAAACATCTCCATCTCCAGCCCCATATCCCGGACCTCCCTGGGCTCCTCTACCGCGGCCCTGCTGATGGGGAGTCCAGGGGATCGGCTGGACTTCTCCGCCGACTCCCTGCTGAAGGCCCAGTACAAGGAGACGCGCACCAATGAGAAGATGGAGATGATGGGCCTCAACGACCGCTTTGCCAGTTACATCGAGAAGGTGCGCATGCTGGAGCAGCAGAACAAAGTGTTGGTGGCAGAGCTGAACCAGCTGAGGGGGAAGGAGCCCAGTCGCCTTGGGGACATCTACCAGGATGAACTCAGGGAGCTGCGGCGGCAGGTGGACAACCTGACCACAGGCAAGGCTCGACTGGAGATCGAGAGGGACAACCTGGCTGCAGATCTGGCCACGCTTAAGCAGAG GCTGCAGGATGAGATTGTGCAGCGTCAGGAAGCAGAGAACAACTTGAACGCCTTTAGACAG GATGTGGATGAAGCATCTCTCAGTCGTGTCCAGTTGGAGAGGAAGATTGAATCTCTTCAGGATGAGATCaactttttgaagaaaatacaCGAAGAG GAGCTGCGTGAGTCACAGGAGAAAGTCTTGGCCCAGCAAGTCCATGTTGACCTGGATGTTTCAAAACCAGACCTAACTGCTGCTCTGAGAGACATTCGACTCCAATATGAAAACCTGGCCACCTCCAACATGCAGGAGACAGAGGAGTGGTATCGATCCAAG TTTGCTGACCTGACAGATGCAGCCAATAGAAATGGAGAAGCACTGCGCCAGGCCAAGCAAGAGGCCAATGAGTACCGGCGTCAGATCCAAGTGTTGACCTGTGACCTTGACGCTCTCCGCGGGACA AACGAATCTCTGGAACGCCAGCTGCGGGAAATGGAGGACCGCTGTGCCATGGAGACAGCCGGTTACCAGGATACGGTGAGCCGTCTGGAGGAAGAGATCCAGGCACTGAAGGAGGAGATGGCGAGGCATCTGCAAGAATACCAGGACCTGCTCAACGTCAAGCTGGCTCTGGACATTGAGATAGCCACTTACAGGAAATTACTGGAAGGAGAGGAGAGCAG GATCACCATTCCAGTTCAGAGTTTTTCCAATCTGCAGTTTAGAG aaACTAATTTGGACTCTAAAACCCCAGAGGCTCATGTGAAGAGGAGCATCTTGGTTCGAACTGTGGAGACCAGAGACG GTGGCACTGAATTGAAGTTGGGTCAAGACATCTGGACTAAAAATGCTCTTCCTTGA